A window of the Gordonia humi genome harbors these coding sequences:
- a CDS encoding aspartate/glutamate racemase family protein, whose translation MKIFATTPLHVGADELARRQQRYDTIAPAGVTVRLHDLPDGAPTSLDSAADIARSDEYVHAALAAAPAEFDAVMPDCVLDPSVARLQSETTRPVIGILRMNLAYAAALAAPTGGVVRNEAIAAEMRRVADVYGWSQWLTEVEVLDLPFDAVSEGPEWQAQLDAAAAALAPRGVRSLLNGCSAVDVDPDHPSAVPVVDPVIRALELVASGGRA comes from the coding sequence GTGAAGATCTTCGCGACCACTCCGCTGCACGTCGGAGCCGACGAACTCGCTCGCCGTCAGCAGCGGTACGACACTATCGCCCCGGCAGGAGTCACTGTCCGCCTGCACGATCTGCCCGATGGCGCGCCGACCAGCCTCGACTCGGCGGCGGACATCGCACGCTCGGACGAGTACGTCCACGCCGCACTCGCGGCCGCCCCGGCCGAGTTCGACGCCGTGATGCCCGACTGCGTGCTCGACCCGTCCGTGGCGCGGCTGCAGAGCGAGACCACGCGCCCGGTGATCGGCATCCTCCGCATGAACCTCGCCTACGCGGCGGCGCTCGCCGCCCCGACCGGCGGTGTGGTCCGCAACGAGGCGATCGCCGCCGAGATGCGCCGCGTCGCCGACGTCTACGGCTGGTCGCAGTGGCTCACCGAGGTCGAGGTCCTCGACCTGCCGTTCGACGCGGTCAGCGAAGGCCCCGAGTGGCAGGCGCAGCTCGACGCCGCCGCAGCCGCCCTGGCGCCCCGCGGCGTCCGCTCGCTGCTGAACGGCTGCTCGGCCGTCGACGTCGACCCCGACCATCCTTCCGCGGTGCCCGTCGTCGACCCGGTGATCCGAGCGCTCGAACTCGTCGCGTCGGGCGGTCGGGCGTGA
- a CDS encoding MmgE/PrpD family protein, which produces MSDRSEQTQALDPDQRAALDAALALAQWAADLTWDTVPDEVRDRLRLVLLDTLGVTMLGARLPERAGLIDAWTPGDGPAPLIGTGIRTSPEVAAWLNATALVSLEMDEGNKFAGGHPAAHGFPAVLALAATLDADGPATAAALLVAYEVGARYGRASTAVPGLHPHGNWGFTGAAAGCAKLIGLDADQITAAIDAASGMPIAGPFSAALDGNPVRNEWMGACNVAGLAAARLAKSGMANPTGIAAHSLGGLLGAFSPTVLVEELGQRWDIGLGYFKRHASCAFTHPTADAALVLRPQLPDAGVDAITGIRVSTYSAAANLHRTRWNNRLAAMFSIPYVVATALRDGRVAPDGYDASNSAEFRALADRVDVVADAVFDDRLPDARGAAVEITLADGRVLREEVANPIGDAAREPFDYERTVALLRDLLGDGDAVARVLEAASSLPETPSARAVLDTLTES; this is translated from the coding sequence ATGAGTGACCGATCGGAGCAGACACAGGCGCTCGATCCCGATCAGCGGGCCGCGCTCGACGCTGCGCTCGCGCTGGCGCAGTGGGCGGCCGACCTGACCTGGGACACGGTGCCCGACGAGGTCCGCGATCGGCTCCGCCTGGTTCTTCTCGACACGCTCGGGGTCACGATGCTCGGCGCGCGTCTGCCCGAACGAGCGGGCCTGATCGACGCCTGGACTCCCGGCGACGGGCCCGCACCGCTGATCGGGACCGGGATACGGACCTCGCCCGAGGTCGCGGCCTGGCTCAACGCGACAGCGCTGGTCAGCCTGGAGATGGACGAGGGGAACAAGTTCGCGGGCGGACACCCCGCCGCGCACGGATTCCCCGCCGTCCTGGCGTTGGCGGCGACGCTCGACGCGGACGGACCGGCGACGGCGGCCGCACTGCTGGTCGCGTACGAGGTGGGCGCCCGCTACGGCCGCGCGTCCACCGCGGTCCCGGGCCTGCACCCGCACGGGAACTGGGGGTTCACGGGTGCCGCGGCCGGCTGCGCCAAGCTCATCGGCCTCGACGCCGACCAGATCACGGCCGCGATCGACGCGGCGAGCGGCATGCCGATCGCCGGACCGTTCTCCGCGGCGCTCGACGGCAACCCGGTCCGCAACGAGTGGATGGGGGCGTGCAACGTCGCGGGCCTGGCCGCCGCGCGTCTGGCGAAGTCGGGCATGGCGAATCCGACCGGTATCGCCGCCCACAGCCTCGGAGGTCTTCTCGGCGCCTTCTCACCGACGGTGCTCGTCGAGGAGCTCGGGCAGCGGTGGGACATCGGGCTCGGCTACTTCAAACGACACGCGTCCTGCGCGTTCACCCACCCGACCGCCGACGCCGCCCTGGTGCTGCGTCCGCAACTGCCGGACGCGGGCGTCGACGCGATCACCGGCATCCGCGTGTCGACGTACTCGGCCGCGGCGAACCTGCACCGGACTCGTTGGAACAACCGGCTCGCCGCGATGTTCTCGATTCCGTACGTCGTCGCCACCGCCCTGCGGGACGGCCGGGTGGCGCCCGACGGATACGACGCGTCGAACAGCGCGGAGTTCCGAGCGCTCGCCGATCGTGTGGACGTCGTCGCCGACGCCGTCTTCGACGACCGGCTGCCCGATGCACGCGGCGCCGCCGTCGAGATCACCCTGGCCGACGGCCGTGTACTGAGGGAGGAGGTCGCCAACCCGATCGGCGACGCCGCCCGCGAACCGTTCGACTACGAGCGGACCGTCGCGCTTCTCCGCGATCTGCTCGGCGACGGCGATGCGGTCGCCCGTGTGCTGGAGGCGGCGTCGTCGCTTCCCGAGACGCCGAGCGCACGCGCCGTCCTGGACACCCTGACCGAATCCTGA
- a CDS encoding ABC transporter ATP-binding protein, translating to MLEVDKITAGYGKLQILHDLSIRVDAGELVSVVGANGAGKSTMLRAISGLIETRTGEIRYDGEKISGLRPHQVVRRRVIQVSEDRDLFGPMTVEQNLVLGAWTRKRAEVDDDLARVFDLFPILKERRKQIAQTMSGGQQQMVAIGRALMAQPQMLMLDEPSTGLSPKLTWDVLNAAAAIRETGIGVLLVEQNAAQALSISDRAYVLESGSVVLEGPGRELAGDERVRKAYLGL from the coding sequence ATGCTTGAGGTCGACAAGATCACCGCGGGATACGGGAAGCTCCAGATCTTGCACGATCTGAGCATCCGTGTCGACGCCGGGGAACTGGTCTCGGTGGTCGGCGCCAACGGTGCGGGCAAGAGCACCATGCTGCGCGCGATCAGCGGTCTCATCGAGACCAGGACCGGCGAGATCCGCTACGACGGCGAGAAGATCTCCGGGCTGCGGCCGCACCAGGTGGTCCGCCGACGGGTGATCCAGGTGTCCGAGGACCGCGACCTGTTCGGTCCGATGACGGTGGAGCAGAACCTGGTGCTCGGAGCGTGGACGCGTAAGCGTGCCGAGGTCGACGACGACCTCGCGCGAGTCTTCGACCTCTTCCCGATCCTGAAGGAGCGGCGCAAGCAGATCGCTCAGACCATGTCGGGCGGTCAGCAGCAGATGGTGGCGATCGGCCGCGCCCTGATGGCGCAGCCGCAGATGCTGATGCTCGACGAGCCGTCGACCGGTCTGTCGCCGAAACTGACCTGGGACGTGCTCAACGCGGCCGCGGCGATCCGCGAGACCGGGATCGGTGTGCTCCTGGTGGAGCAGAACGCCGCGCAGGCGCTGTCGATCTCCGACCGCGCGTACGTCCTCGAAAGCGGCAGCGTCGTCCTCGAGGGACCGGGTAGGGAACTGGCGGGTGACGAACGAGTGAGAAAGGCGTACCTCGGACTATGA
- a CDS encoding ABC transporter ATP-binding protein yields MNNVLEVRDLSKSFKGVHALADVQLDVPEGSIVGVIGPNGAGKTTFFNCITGALRPDAGSVRLFGEDATGLPPHRIAHAGVGRTFQLMKPFGTMTARENVIAAALTKGGSHKTAHKRADDVIEATGMAEWADAVSDSLHTAALKRLELARVLARSPRLLLLDEVLAGLVPSERTPVVELLADLRDSEGLSMVFIEHIMAAVMRLSDSVVVFDRGRVIASGDPEAVVADPTVQEAYLGTEIADA; encoded by the coding sequence ATGAACAACGTCCTCGAAGTCCGCGATCTGAGCAAGTCGTTCAAAGGCGTGCACGCGCTCGCCGACGTGCAGCTCGATGTTCCCGAAGGTTCGATCGTGGGCGTCATCGGCCCCAACGGTGCGGGCAAGACGACCTTCTTCAACTGCATCACCGGCGCACTGCGACCCGATGCCGGTTCGGTCCGGCTGTTCGGCGAGGATGCGACGGGTCTGCCACCGCACCGCATCGCACATGCCGGCGTCGGGCGCACCTTCCAGTTGATGAAGCCGTTCGGCACCATGACGGCGCGTGAGAACGTCATCGCCGCGGCCCTCACCAAGGGCGGCAGTCACAAGACCGCCCACAAGCGGGCCGACGACGTGATCGAGGCGACCGGGATGGCCGAGTGGGCCGACGCCGTGTCGGACTCGCTGCACACCGCCGCGCTCAAGCGTCTGGAGTTGGCCCGCGTGCTCGCCCGCTCGCCGAGGCTCCTGCTGCTCGACGAGGTGCTCGCCGGTCTGGTGCCGTCCGAGCGCACCCCGGTCGTCGAACTCCTCGCCGACCTGCGCGATTCCGAAGGCCTGAGCATGGTCTTCATCGAACACATCATGGCCGCCGTGATGCGACTGTCCGACTCGGTCGTCGTGTTCGACCGCGGGCGGGTCATCGCCTCCGGAGACCCCGAGGCCGTCGTGGCCGACCCGACCGTCCAAGAGGCCTACCTGGGAACGGAGATCGCTGATGCTTGA
- a CDS encoding branched-chain amino acid ABC transporter permease: MTTNLLTRMSPKSPVGADGSRNLTRPLIYLGVFVVVAAFAPYVLPESRQAVAVNVLIIAMMGIGWNLMSGYGGMFSFGHAAFFGIGAYTDAYLIVHYNISPWISLFIGAAIAALVAMVIGYVAFRYKLRAAYFALATFAFAEMLRLLATNTDWLNGTAGLHVPLLTEDSWSMLQFGANAPQYFYIGLALLVVCILITMFYLRSRSGIYTVAIRDNEEAADSLGVNVMRVKLTTMGVSAAITALAGVFYTQYYIFIDPDIAFGNAQSVQAITPAVIGGIATIAGPIVGALIIGPLNELTADWGRTPPEFLDFLAGRSGLDVVVYSILLIIIVLVLPKGIVGSIRHWWRQR, encoded by the coding sequence ATGACCACCAACCTGCTCACGAGGATGTCGCCCAAATCGCCGGTCGGCGCGGACGGATCCCGGAATCTCACCCGGCCGTTGATCTACCTCGGCGTCTTCGTCGTCGTCGCGGCGTTCGCACCCTACGTGCTGCCCGAGTCCCGTCAGGCGGTCGCCGTCAACGTGCTGATCATCGCGATGATGGGCATCGGCTGGAACCTGATGAGCGGCTACGGCGGCATGTTCAGCTTCGGCCACGCGGCGTTCTTCGGCATCGGCGCCTACACCGACGCCTACCTGATCGTGCATTACAACATCTCACCGTGGATCTCGCTGTTCATCGGTGCGGCGATCGCGGCGCTGGTCGCGATGGTCATCGGCTACGTCGCATTCCGCTACAAGCTCCGCGCCGCGTACTTCGCACTGGCGACGTTCGCGTTCGCCGAGATGCTCCGCCTCCTGGCCACGAACACGGACTGGCTCAACGGCACCGCGGGTCTGCACGTCCCGCTGCTGACCGAGGACTCGTGGTCGATGCTGCAGTTCGGTGCCAACGCGCCGCAGTACTTCTACATCGGTCTCGCACTGCTCGTCGTCTGCATCCTGATCACCATGTTCTATCTGCGGTCGCGGTCGGGCATCTATACGGTCGCGATCCGGGACAACGAGGAGGCCGCGGACTCGCTCGGCGTGAACGTCATGCGCGTCAAATTGACGACGATGGGCGTGTCGGCGGCGATCACCGCGCTGGCGGGCGTGTTCTACACGCAGTACTACATCTTCATCGACCCCGACATCGCGTTCGGCAACGCGCAGTCGGTGCAGGCCATCACCCCGGCGGTCATCGGCGGTATCGCCACGATCGCGGGCCCGATCGTCGGCGCACTGATCATCGGCCCGCTCAACGAACTGACCGCGGACTGGGGACGCACCCCGCCCGAGTTCCTGGACTTCCTGGCCGGTCGGAGCGGTCTGGACGTGGTCGTCTACTCGATCCTGCTCATCATCATCGTGCTGGTGTTGCCCAAGGGCATCGTCGGTTCGATACGACACTGGTGGAGACAACGATGA
- a CDS encoding branched-chain amino acid ABC transporter permease, producing MSPTQTDTNTLASIDEVEAGTGARLMKNLRSSTPALIMLLVLVALFVAALLRSGSMAITGQALLTGIVTGGVYSLLAMGLTLIFGVLDIVNFAHGAFLTVGLFVTYQVVESTGWNPYFALPIAIAALFIIGMAVQFFLLHRTMGGGLESQLLITLGLSLLIANVLLMIFRGDPLSVNLTSDPGVNILGAVVSRSHIIAFVGALILAGVVYLVLDRTPFGRAIRAVAASSQGAGLVGINVRTVYAVTFGLGAACAGAAGMLIAPFTTITPTAGDQFNILAFVVVVMGGLGNVMGALIGGLIVGLVEQLGGVALVGQSPLLGVFLLFLLILLIRPQGLFGGKSS from the coding sequence ATGAGTCCGACGCAGACCGACACGAACACGCTCGCCTCGATCGACGAGGTGGAGGCGGGCACTGGCGCCCGGCTGATGAAGAACCTGCGCTCGTCGACACCGGCCCTGATCATGCTCCTGGTCCTGGTGGCACTGTTCGTCGCCGCCCTGCTGCGATCGGGCAGCATGGCGATCACCGGACAGGCTCTGCTCACCGGCATCGTCACCGGCGGCGTCTACAGTCTCCTGGCGATGGGCCTGACCCTGATCTTCGGTGTCCTCGACATCGTGAACTTCGCCCACGGCGCCTTCCTCACGGTGGGTCTGTTCGTGACCTACCAGGTGGTCGAGTCGACCGGGTGGAATCCCTACTTCGCCCTGCCGATCGCGATCGCGGCGCTGTTCATCATCGGCATGGCGGTCCAGTTCTTCCTGCTGCACCGCACGATGGGCGGCGGACTGGAGAGCCAGTTGCTGATCACCCTCGGTCTGTCGCTGCTCATCGCGAACGTGCTGCTGATGATCTTCCGCGGCGACCCGCTTTCGGTGAACCTGACGTCCGATCCCGGCGTGAACATCCTCGGTGCCGTCGTCAGCCGATCGCATATCATCGCCTTCGTCGGAGCGCTGATCCTGGCGGGCGTGGTCTACCTGGTCCTGGACCGCACCCCGTTCGGTCGAGCCATCCGCGCCGTCGCCGCCAGCAGTCAGGGCGCCGGTCTCGTCGGCATCAACGTGCGCACCGTGTACGCGGTCACCTTCGGTCTCGGTGCCGCATGCGCCGGCGCCGCGGGCATGCTGATCGCGCCGTTCACCACCATCACGCCGACCGCGGGCGATCAGTTCAACATCCTCGCGTTCGTCGTGGTCGTCATGGGCGGTCTCGGCAACGTGATGGGTGCACTCATCGGCGGTCTGATCGTCGGTCTCGTCGAGCAGCTCGGCGGTGTGGCCCTCGTCGGGCAGAGCCCGCTGCTGGGAGTGTTCCTCCTGTTCCTGCTCATTCTGTTGATTCGTCCGCAGGGACTGTTCGGAGGTAAGAGTTCATGA
- a CDS encoding ABC transporter substrate-binding protein, with translation MRKRKFVTAVAVALGVALTATACSASGSGDDVIKIGTVHPLTGVNAGDGAQLENGAKLAVRDINAAGGIKALGGKELAIDPGDTKGSAKTGQSEAQRLVSGGAVALIGSYQSAVCANVAVVAERNKVPYLMDICGDNSILENGYKYTFRMQPPNSRFGASTADYVKAVAEQAHRPITKVAYLHENTAFGNGVSKAFAARAAEIGLTMGPSISYDAASVSDLTTQIAQVKSSGASILVISGYYRDGVLAAKAVQTVKPNLDAVVGAADGAFDQPQFPTDAGRAGNGYFDVNYHINDKSKKGQDFVKAYTAEYGDAPRTGAALAYDSVMVIAAAIEKAGSDDPEAIRNALGKTDVTPVVLSDGPVRFSETGENLSTLPVLTQVLDGAPHVVFPEQFATKQIVFPAGPGR, from the coding sequence ATGAGAAAGCGGAAGTTCGTCACGGCCGTCGCCGTCGCGCTCGGAGTCGCGTTGACGGCCACCGCCTGCAGCGCGTCCGGCAGCGGTGACGACGTCATCAAGATCGGCACTGTGCACCCGTTGACGGGAGTCAACGCGGGAGACGGTGCGCAGCTGGAGAACGGTGCGAAGCTCGCCGTGCGCGACATCAACGCGGCGGGCGGCATCAAGGCGCTCGGCGGCAAGGAGCTCGCGATCGACCCCGGTGACACGAAGGGGTCGGCCAAGACCGGGCAGAGTGAGGCGCAGCGCCTGGTCAGCGGCGGCGCCGTCGCCCTGATCGGCAGCTATCAGAGTGCGGTCTGCGCCAACGTGGCGGTGGTCGCCGAGCGCAACAAGGTCCCGTATCTGATGGACATCTGCGGCGACAACTCGATCCTCGAGAACGGCTACAAGTACACCTTCCGCATGCAGCCGCCGAACTCCCGGTTCGGCGCCAGCACCGCGGACTACGTCAAGGCCGTCGCCGAGCAGGCGCACCGGCCGATCACCAAGGTCGCCTACCTGCACGAGAACACGGCCTTCGGCAACGGCGTGTCGAAGGCGTTCGCCGCCCGCGCCGCCGAGATAGGTCTCACGATGGGACCGTCGATCAGCTACGACGCCGCCAGCGTCTCCGACCTCACGACCCAGATCGCGCAGGTCAAGTCGAGCGGCGCCAGCATCCTCGTGATCTCCGGCTACTACCGTGACGGCGTCCTGGCCGCGAAAGCGGTCCAGACCGTCAAGCCGAACCTCGACGCCGTGGTCGGTGCCGCCGACGGCGCCTTCGACCAGCCGCAGTTCCCGACGGACGCGGGCCGTGCGGGCAACGGCTACTTCGATGTGAACTACCACATCAACGACAAGAGCAAGAAAGGGCAGGACTTCGTGAAAGCCTATACAGCCGAATACGGTGATGCGCCGCGTACCGGCGCGGCGCTGGCCTACGACTCGGTCATGGTGATCGCCGCGGCGATCGAGAAGGCGGGGTCGGACGACCCGGAGGCCATTCGCAACGCGCTCGGCAAGACCGACGTGACGCCGGTGGTCCTGTCCGACGGCCCCGTGCGGTTCAGCGAGACCGGTGAGAACCTGTCCACGCTTCCGGTCCTGACCCAGGTGCTCGACGGAGCGCCGCACGTCGTCTTCCCGGAGCAGTTCGCGACGAAGCAGATCGTGTTCCCGGCGGGACCGGGCCGATGA
- a CDS encoding MmgE/PrpD family protein, which yields MTDSTCSEILAESICSAVIDVDWPAQSPPVGRRACAMIADVLSAATAGLAHSDVHELRTAALGGMIEDGHHSGPSSVIGRSAGAPPALAAYLNATSIAREQLQDGHRRARGHPGSHVVPAVFAVAESVGADGPSTLSAVLAGYEIGTRIGVAMDGTPPNVHDIGTWASVGAAAGVAHLLTGGDRTAVAAAVDVAAALPLAPDARTVFTGRTAQNMYLATAALHAVLGGQAAAAGVRAAPGTLELHFARITAADPAGFARRLDALAADGEWTVLDGYLKRHPTCALLHGVNDAVEDLARRGPWDPALIESVRVRTYAAAASFDESAPTGELAARFSIPWTVAAGLTATGSTGDAFGRAALDDQALRALAARVVVEHDRDLDAGYPDGRPAVVTVRFTDGRSLTETASGPPRGDGPDALADPVVAAKPARLLAVGGSTWAGDVLDAVAALTSTGRPADIGSLLRRVRPIPDRER from the coding sequence ATGACAGATTCAACTTGTTCCGAGATTCTCGCAGAGTCGATCTGCTCGGCGGTCATAGACGTCGACTGGCCCGCGCAGTCGCCACCGGTCGGCCGCCGAGCGTGCGCGATGATCGCCGATGTCCTGAGTGCGGCGACGGCCGGGCTCGCGCACTCGGACGTCCACGAGCTGCGAACCGCTGCACTCGGCGGGATGATCGAGGACGGACACCACAGTGGCCCGAGCAGCGTTATCGGACGGTCCGCGGGCGCTCCGCCCGCATTGGCCGCATACCTCAACGCGACATCGATCGCCCGCGAACAGCTCCAGGACGGACACCGTCGTGCGCGCGGCCATCCGGGTTCCCACGTCGTCCCGGCCGTCTTCGCGGTAGCCGAGTCCGTCGGCGCGGACGGCCCGTCGACCCTGTCGGCGGTCCTCGCGGGTTACGAGATCGGCACGCGCATCGGCGTCGCGATGGACGGCACACCCCCGAATGTGCACGACATCGGGACATGGGCGAGTGTCGGCGCCGCCGCGGGTGTGGCACACCTTCTGACCGGAGGCGATCGGACCGCGGTCGCGGCGGCCGTCGACGTCGCCGCGGCGCTGCCACTCGCACCGGATGCGAGAACCGTGTTCACCGGACGCACGGCGCAGAACATGTATCTGGCGACGGCCGCGCTGCACGCGGTCCTCGGCGGACAGGCCGCGGCTGCCGGCGTGCGCGCCGCGCCGGGTACTCTCGAACTCCACTTCGCGCGCATCACCGCGGCCGATCCGGCGGGATTCGCCCGGCGCCTCGACGCCCTCGCCGCCGACGGCGAATGGACCGTCCTCGACGGCTACCTCAAACGCCACCCCACCTGCGCCCTGCTGCACGGTGTGAACGACGCGGTGGAGGACCTCGCCCGCCGAGGCCCGTGGGATCCGGCACTGATCGAATCGGTCCGGGTCCGCACATACGCCGCGGCCGCATCGTTCGACGAGTCCGCGCCGACGGGCGAGCTCGCCGCGCGGTTCAGCATCCCGTGGACCGTCGCCGCCGGGTTGACCGCCACGGGGTCGACCGGCGACGCATTCGGTCGCGCCGCACTCGACGACCAGGCTCTCCGAGCACTCGCCGCCCGCGTCGTCGTGGAGCACGATCGAGATCTCGACGCCGGGTATCCGGACGGCAGGCCTGCCGTGGTCACCGTACGGTTCACCGACGGACGGTCGCTGACCGAGACAGCGTCCGGTCCGCCGCGCGGCGACGGACCCGACGCGCTCGCCGATCCCGTGGTCGCCGCGAAACCGGCGAGGCTGCTCGCCGTCGGCGGATCGACGTGGGCGGGCGACGTGCTCGACGCCGTCGCGGCGTTGACGTCCACCGGGCGCCCCGCCGACATCGGATCGCTGCTGCGCCGCGTTCGCCCGATACCGGACCGAGAGCGGTGA
- a CDS encoding IclR family transcriptional regulator: MSEPLPETGGTSSADRVADVLLLFARSDTPLGVSMIARQLSLSKAVVHRILRSLVSRSLLKTVPEGSEYTLGPAAIALSARAFSQVDVRSIAAPVLRRLRAQTQETATVSVLTGKERIYLDQFESPQEVKMIVEIGVRLPLHSGASSRAILAFLPGSFIDDAVHDLRAMHTDFDEDAYRHELDLIRERGYALSLNERNTGAAAIAAPFFDAAGNVMGSISSSGPAFRYSFDTHQEHGALVVDAARAITDGLRA; encoded by the coding sequence ATGTCCGAACCACTCCCCGAGACCGGCGGCACGTCGTCGGCCGATCGCGTGGCCGACGTCCTCCTGCTGTTCGCTCGCTCGGACACTCCGCTCGGAGTGTCGATGATCGCCCGGCAGCTGTCGCTGAGCAAGGCCGTGGTGCATCGCATCCTCCGATCACTGGTCTCCCGATCACTGCTCAAGACGGTGCCGGAGGGCTCCGAGTACACCCTCGGCCCGGCGGCGATCGCGCTGTCTGCGCGGGCGTTCAGCCAGGTGGACGTGCGTTCGATCGCGGCCCCCGTGCTGCGTCGCCTCCGCGCCCAGACCCAGGAGACGGCCACGGTGTCGGTACTGACCGGCAAGGAGCGCATCTACCTCGACCAGTTCGAGTCGCCGCAGGAGGTCAAGATGATCGTCGAGATCGGCGTCCGGCTGCCACTGCATTCGGGTGCCTCCAGCCGCGCGATCCTCGCCTTCCTGCCCGGATCTTTCATCGACGACGCGGTGCACGATCTGCGCGCGATGCACACCGACTTCGACGAGGACGCCTACCGTCACGAACTCGATCTGATCCGGGAGCGCGGTTACGCGCTCTCGCTCAACGAACGCAACACCGGCGCGGCCGCGATCGCCGCCCCGTTCTTCGACGCCGCGGGCAATGTCATGGGCTCCATCAGCTCGTCCGGTCCGGCCTTCCGCTACTCCTTCGACACTCACCAAGAGCACGGAGCTCTCGTCGTGGACGCCGCACGCGCGATCACCGACGGTCTTCGCGCCTGA
- a CDS encoding aldolase/citrate lyase family protein, whose product MASLLPRSFLYVPAVKPHLFGKAVAGPADAVVLDLEDAVPLTDKETARAAVREFLDGPGDGTDRAQVWVRVDPTFLDDDCDAVVRPGLAGILLAKCGVDALDRITALLHRLEAERGVEPIPVVGLIEDAAAIVDLPTLARHPRLTTFAVGEVDLLGDLRMVRSAATASAVIGLRAQIVLHAAAAGLPAPVAPTSTDFRDLDSFARTTRELIDLGFRARTAIHPGQIPVIHDVLTPSDDDVAAARDVLDRFDAAHGGVTVDAGGRLIDAAVIRAARETLHRA is encoded by the coding sequence GTGGCCTCCCTCCTCCCCCGTTCGTTCCTCTACGTCCCGGCCGTGAAACCGCATCTGTTCGGCAAGGCCGTCGCCGGACCGGCCGACGCCGTCGTCCTCGATCTGGAAGACGCGGTCCCCCTGACCGACAAGGAGACCGCCCGCGCGGCCGTCCGCGAGTTCCTCGACGGTCCGGGCGACGGCACCGACCGCGCGCAGGTCTGGGTCCGAGTGGATCCGACGTTCCTCGACGACGACTGCGACGCCGTCGTCCGCCCCGGTCTGGCCGGCATCCTGCTCGCCAAATGCGGCGTCGACGCCCTCGATCGGATCACCGCGCTTCTGCACCGACTCGAGGCCGAGCGCGGGGTCGAGCCGATCCCGGTCGTCGGCCTGATCGAGGACGCGGCAGCGATCGTCGATCTGCCCACGCTGGCGCGGCATCCTCGGTTGACGACGTTCGCGGTCGGCGAGGTGGACCTCCTCGGTGATCTGCGGATGGTGCGCAGCGCGGCGACGGCGTCCGCGGTGATCGGCCTGCGCGCCCAGATCGTCCTGCACGCCGCCGCGGCCGGGCTGCCCGCCCCGGTGGCTCCGACCTCCACCGACTTCCGTGACCTGGACTCCTTCGCGCGCACCACGCGCGAGTTGATCGACCTCGGTTTCCGTGCCCGCACGGCGATCCACCCGGGACAGATCCCGGTGATCCACGACGTTCTGACGCCGAGTGACGACGACGTCGCCGCCGCTCGCGACGTTCTGGACCGCTTCGACGCCGCACACGGCGGCGTCACCGTCGACGCGGGCGGCCGCCTCATCGACGCCGCGGTGATCCGCGCCGCGCGCGAGACCCTGCACCGCGCCTGA